The following are encoded together in the Terriglobales bacterium genome:
- a CDS encoding phage major capsid protein encodes MSQLSSAEQRASYIAQAQALLAKPDFSKEDRSKFDALMAMADAHTAEADNYRLHRLNSVLAQEGVQRVFVASSERSEVTKEIRRVLKGEVRTAMSVGTNNAGGYLVPAQFEKELILMQKAAGPLYADSELLTNIPTADGGPRVMPASDDLANEGYIQNENTVVTEVDPVLSQVSMHATTFSSGSVLVSNELVEDAFEAIENVLQRSLAARLSRAQNKQFLSSLLTTLAANSSAAVAAGGAAIAADDVHNLIYSVNAQYRGSQKCAFLLNSSTAKSIAALKDSNGRYIYQFIRDEAGVLSLEGFPVYFSDYCDNIASTKNPILFGDFSYIMLRHVPGITLQVLSQRYADQGSTAVIARKRADMQYAVPSTSDSAIKMLHFA; translated from the coding sequence ATGTCACAGCTTTCATCGGCTGAGCAGCGCGCTTCGTACATCGCGCAAGCGCAAGCATTGCTCGCCAAACCTGACTTCAGCAAAGAGGACCGCTCCAAGTTTGACGCGCTCATGGCAATGGCCGACGCGCACACCGCTGAAGCGGATAATTACCGCCTGCACAGACTCAATTCGGTACTGGCCCAAGAAGGTGTTCAGCGCGTCTTCGTTGCCAGCAGCGAACGCTCCGAAGTCACCAAAGAAATTCGCCGCGTATTGAAGGGCGAAGTCCGCACCGCAATGAGCGTCGGCACCAACAACGCTGGTGGCTATCTAGTGCCCGCGCAGTTCGAAAAAGAACTCATCTTGATGCAGAAGGCAGCAGGCCCGCTCTACGCAGACAGCGAACTGCTCACCAACATTCCAACGGCTGACGGTGGGCCTAGAGTCATGCCAGCCAGCGATGACCTTGCAAACGAAGGGTACATTCAAAACGAAAACACCGTCGTCACCGAAGTAGACCCGGTGTTGTCTCAGGTGTCGATGCACGCGACAACTTTCTCGTCTGGTTCCGTGCTGGTGAGTAACGAACTCGTCGAAGATGCTTTTGAGGCAATCGAGAACGTGTTGCAGCGGTCGCTCGCTGCTCGACTCAGCCGAGCGCAAAATAAACAGTTTCTGTCGAGCCTGCTGACCACACTTGCTGCCAACAGCAGTGCGGCTGTTGCTGCTGGTGGTGCTGCGATTGCAGCCGACGACGTTCACAACCTGATTTACTCCGTGAACGCGCAGTATCGCGGCAGTCAGAAGTGCGCCTTCCTGCTCAATAGCAGCACGGCAAAGAGCATCGCAGCATTGAAGGACTCAAACGGACGTTACATTTACCAGTTCATTCGTGATGAAGCAGGCGTCCTGAGTCTTGAAGGGTTCCCCGTCTACTTCAGCGATTACTGCGACAACATCGCAAGCACGAAGAACCCGATTCTGTTCGGAGACTTCTCATACATCATGCTGCGCCACGTTCCCGGCATCACGTTGCAGGTTCTGAGCCAGCGTTACGCAGACCAAGGCTCAACCGCAGTCATCGCTCGCAAACGCGCTGATATGCAGTACGCGGTGCCAAGTACCAGCGACAGCGCAATCAAAATGCTTCACTTCGCATAA
- a CDS encoding site-specific integrase, with translation MKRAARVNQGSLVFNKRFGTWNFLWCENGKRRSKLIGSGKDFPTKASAWRAAEPLRRTLEQPVSSDGTLSTVENLVEQYKAEKMPQRLSTRLGYEAWLNNHVLPKWGKCQLTDMQARPVEMWLKSLSLSPKSRVHVRGLVRALWDYAMWRGDVPTQRNPMELVTIKGATKRMKKPRSLTVEEFQKFVLQLDEPIRTLALVCVCFGLRISECLALKWSDVDWLNSKLRVERGIVRQQVDDVKTVYSGRQMSIDDDMLAVLMSWKQNTQFPAQDDWMFASPLKLGRQPLSYPWVWRVFQNAATAAGIEKLGTHSMRHSYRSWLDAVGTPIAVQQKLMRHSDIRTTLNIYGDVVTDEMQQAHSKVVRLALHTA, from the coding sequence ATGAAAAGAGCAGCACGGGTAAACCAAGGAAGTCTGGTATTCAACAAGAGATTCGGAACATGGAATTTCTTGTGGTGCGAAAACGGGAAGCGACGCTCTAAGCTGATTGGCTCTGGAAAGGATTTCCCTACCAAAGCCTCAGCATGGCGCGCAGCGGAACCGTTGAGAAGAACACTCGAACAGCCAGTCAGCAGCGATGGCACGTTGTCCACGGTGGAGAACTTGGTCGAGCAATACAAAGCCGAGAAGATGCCGCAGCGTCTGAGCACGCGCTTGGGCTATGAGGCATGGCTGAACAACCACGTTCTTCCGAAGTGGGGTAAATGCCAGTTGACTGACATGCAAGCTCGCCCAGTTGAAATGTGGCTGAAGTCTCTGTCTCTGTCACCTAAGAGCAGAGTCCATGTGCGCGGACTCGTCCGGGCACTCTGGGATTACGCGATGTGGCGCGGCGACGTGCCGACACAGCGGAACCCGATGGAGCTAGTCACAATCAAAGGGGCAACGAAGCGCATGAAGAAACCGCGCAGCCTGACGGTCGAAGAGTTTCAGAAGTTCGTTCTGCAACTCGACGAACCTATCCGCACGCTTGCGCTGGTCTGTGTGTGCTTCGGTCTTCGAATCAGTGAATGCCTTGCTCTGAAGTGGAGCGATGTGGATTGGCTCAACAGCAAGCTGCGCGTCGAGCGCGGTATCGTCCGTCAACAGGTGGACGACGTGAAGACTGTCTATTCAGGTCGGCAAATGTCGATTGATGACGATATGCTCGCGGTGCTGATGAGTTGGAAGCAGAACACTCAGTTCCCTGCTCAGGATGACTGGATGTTCGCGAGTCCGCTGAAGCTCGGCAGACAGCCGTTGTCGTATCCGTGGGTGTGGCGTGTCTTTCAGAACGCTGCGACCGCTGCGGGCATCGAGAAGCTCGGCACGCATTCGATGCGGCACAGCTACCGTTCATGGCTCGACGCCGTGGGAACACCGATTGCAGTTCAGCAGAAGCTGATGAGGCACTCGGACATCCGCACGACGCTGAACATTTACGGTGATGTCGTGACGGACGAGATGCAGCAGGCACACTCGAAAGTCGTGCGTTTGGCACTGCATACGGCTTAA
- a CDS encoding M13 family metallopeptidase gives MRHLAGLFALILAMPFLLFCQAPAAAPAPAKDNGGFTPANLDRSVEPCTDFYQFACGTWRKNNPIPSDQPAWDSFTEVYVRNQQILRDLLEKQSAEDPKRGAVERQIGDFYFACMDEKSINSKGIQALKPELDRTAAIRDRDQIIERMAYIQLLTGPSPVFNFSSSPDLHDASMVVADIDQGGISMPDRDYYIKDDEKTKAVRQAYVTYLKKSFVLAGQSDTQAGESAQTILNIETDLAKASMDRTVRRDPAVHDHKMSLNDAAALAPNLQLVKFFKYAGVPSFSSLNVENPDFFKQANGIFMKYAVDAWKTYLNWQMINFAAPWLSDPFVKARFEYRQSLTGQKEQQARWKRCVDQTDNSLGEALGQSYVDQTFGVEGKQRMLKMVNALEQSLDKDIASLPWMTDATKKEAKIKLDAIRNKIGYPEKWRDYSSIRISRDDFLGNYIRAAQFEAHRQTNKIGKPVDKMEWEMTPPTVNAYYSGQFNEIVFPAGILQPPFFTKELDDAVNFGGIGAVIGHELTHGFDDEGRKFDPKGNLRDWWTPVDAREFEKRAGCVADEYSGFTAVDDLKLNGKLTLGENTADNGGARIALMALLSMLQEQAKSAPSDDPLTRKIDGFTPEQRFFLGFATVWCENRSDEYSRFLVTVDPHSPGRWRANGVLQNMPEFQKAFSCKPGQGMVSTNACRVW, from the coding sequence ATGCGGCACCTAGCTGGACTGTTTGCACTTATTCTCGCCATGCCGTTTTTGTTGTTTTGCCAAGCTCCCGCGGCTGCGCCCGCACCTGCGAAGGACAACGGTGGATTCACGCCCGCGAACCTGGATCGCAGCGTCGAGCCATGTACGGACTTCTACCAGTTCGCTTGCGGAACCTGGAGGAAGAACAATCCGATTCCCTCGGATCAACCTGCTTGGGATAGCTTTACTGAAGTCTATGTGCGCAATCAGCAGATCTTGCGCGACCTACTGGAGAAGCAGTCCGCCGAAGATCCAAAGCGCGGTGCGGTTGAGCGCCAAATCGGCGACTTCTACTTCGCATGCATGGACGAAAAGTCGATCAACAGCAAAGGCATCCAGGCGCTCAAACCGGAACTCGACCGAACGGCTGCTATTCGTGATCGAGACCAGATCATCGAGCGCATGGCTTACATCCAATTACTTACAGGTCCAAGTCCAGTATTCAACTTCAGCTCCAGCCCGGATCTGCATGACGCTTCAATGGTGGTCGCCGACATCGATCAGGGCGGAATCAGCATGCCCGACCGCGACTACTACATCAAAGACGATGAAAAAACCAAGGCGGTCCGGCAGGCGTATGTCACGTATTTGAAAAAGTCGTTCGTTCTCGCCGGGCAAAGCGACACGCAAGCCGGAGAATCGGCCCAAACGATCCTCAACATCGAAACCGATCTTGCCAAAGCCTCCATGGATCGCACAGTACGACGCGACCCCGCGGTGCACGATCACAAGATGAGCCTCAACGATGCCGCCGCCCTGGCGCCGAATCTGCAACTGGTGAAGTTCTTCAAGTATGCAGGGGTGCCATCATTCAGTTCGTTGAATGTCGAGAATCCGGACTTCTTCAAGCAGGCCAATGGGATCTTCATGAAGTATGCGGTCGATGCCTGGAAGACGTATCTCAACTGGCAAATGATCAACTTCGCTGCTCCCTGGCTGTCGGACCCATTTGTTAAGGCGCGATTCGAGTACCGGCAATCGCTAACCGGCCAGAAGGAACAACAGGCGCGGTGGAAGCGCTGCGTCGATCAAACCGATAATTCGCTGGGCGAGGCTCTGGGGCAGTCCTATGTGGATCAGACCTTCGGCGTTGAAGGCAAGCAGCGCATGCTAAAGATGGTGAACGCACTGGAGCAGTCGCTCGACAAAGACATCGCCTCGCTGCCGTGGATGACAGATGCAACGAAGAAGGAAGCGAAGATCAAGCTGGATGCGATTCGCAACAAGATCGGCTATCCGGAGAAGTGGCGCGACTACAGTTCCATCAGGATCAGCCGCGACGATTTCCTCGGCAACTACATTCGTGCCGCGCAGTTTGAGGCGCATCGTCAGACCAACAAGATTGGCAAGCCGGTAGACAAAATGGAATGGGAGATGACTCCTCCGACGGTGAACGCCTATTACAGCGGACAGTTCAATGAGATCGTCTTCCCCGCCGGCATCCTGCAGCCTCCGTTCTTCACTAAGGAACTCGATGACGCAGTAAACTTTGGCGGCATCGGCGCGGTGATTGGTCACGAGCTAACTCACGGCTTCGACGACGAAGGCCGCAAGTTCGATCCCAAGGGAAACCTGCGTGATTGGTGGACGCCCGTCGACGCGCGTGAGTTCGAGAAGCGTGCGGGATGCGTCGCGGACGAGTACAGCGGATTCACAGCCGTCGATGACCTTAAACTCAACGGCAAACTAACCCTCGGCGAAAACACGGCCGACAACGGCGGCGCTCGCATTGCGCTGATGGCCTTGCTCTCGATGCTGCAAGAACAAGCGAAGAGTGCTCCTTCAGACGATCCTCTAACCCGCAAGATCGATGGCTTCACGCCAGAGCAACGTTTCTTTTTAGGATTCGCAACCGTCTGGTGCGAGAACCGCAGCGACGAGTACAGCCGCTTCCTCGTGACCGTGGACCCACACTCTCCTGGACGCTGGCGCGCCAACGGTGTTCTCCAGAACATGCCCGAATTCCAGAAGGCATTCAGTTGCAAGCCTGGACAAGGGATGGTCAGCACCAATGCCTGCCGGGTTTGGTAA
- a CDS encoding M48 family metalloprotease — translation MRVIALKSLATFLVVSTSTLCYAQCQWTQQLMTAIQRRYSTNEEACKALLAPTDQFHAAHAIMETQFLSGQPMVQAPNYENWLQQYSSRFFALVGHADESEAIHFKRSTEPNAFATGQNVTLHTGIMQWYIDPLKELQAVGMNPRQANQYLASIADYNPGRNGLIAVFAHETAHNVLGHPDYRPLAQACNDYINSGIRQINDYQQSVATGRKSRMGNFFRSLAAVSSGTLLAKQEQQQKESDADELGAWLTWKTTGDPFLMAKSLRWLSLYPGILPNSRGAAVSEVLCSDHPGMLARVSHASSVATSFQSTGVPRATLMQLPQDAVRARFIKFKDWYPARVAYIERLANGNLSPAERAKSMFVELEAKPSDANLLIDGKSLSVHKIRTQLALGPHVIAAESRGIVREQEIVVLEGGPNKFKVEAK, via the coding sequence ATGCGTGTAATCGCCTTGAAATCTCTCGCGACGTTCCTCGTCGTCTCGACATCGACTCTGTGTTACGCCCAGTGCCAGTGGACGCAACAATTGATGACGGCGATTCAGCGACGCTATTCCACAAATGAAGAAGCGTGCAAGGCACTGCTCGCACCGACAGACCAGTTTCACGCTGCTCACGCCATCATGGAGACGCAATTCTTGAGCGGCCAGCCGATGGTGCAAGCTCCTAATTACGAGAACTGGCTTCAGCAATATTCTTCGCGGTTCTTTGCTTTGGTAGGCCACGCAGATGAGAGCGAAGCCATACATTTCAAGAGAAGCACAGAGCCGAACGCTTTTGCCACCGGGCAAAACGTCACACTGCACACGGGCATTATGCAGTGGTACATCGACCCGCTTAAAGAGCTTCAAGCTGTAGGTATGAACCCTCGGCAGGCCAACCAATATCTCGCATCAATTGCGGACTACAATCCGGGTCGGAATGGTCTAATCGCGGTCTTTGCTCACGAGACTGCACACAATGTGCTCGGTCATCCTGATTATCGCCCTCTGGCACAAGCCTGCAATGACTACATCAACTCTGGTATCCGACAAATCAACGATTATCAGCAGTCCGTGGCGACCGGAAGAAAGTCTCGAATGGGGAATTTCTTCAGGAGTCTAGCAGCCGTATCCTCGGGCACCTTGCTAGCCAAACAGGAACAGCAACAAAAGGAGTCGGACGCGGACGAGCTTGGTGCTTGGTTGACATGGAAAACGACTGGCGACCCTTTTCTAATGGCAAAGTCGCTGCGTTGGCTTTCGCTTTATCCGGGCATTCTGCCGAATTCACGTGGAGCGGCAGTTTCCGAAGTGCTGTGTTCAGACCATCCCGGCATGTTGGCGAGAGTTTCCCATGCTTCCTCTGTTGCAACTTCATTTCAATCAACCGGAGTGCCGCGTGCGACTCTAATGCAATTGCCGCAGGACGCAGTTCGTGCTCGCTTTATCAAATTCAAAGACTGGTATCCAGCGCGGGTCGCGTACATAGAACGTCTGGCGAATGGCAACCTTTCTCCAGCCGAACGTGCGAAATCAATGTTTGTTGAGCTTGAGGCCAAGCCATCAGATGCCAACTTGCTAATCGATGGTAAGTCATTGTCGGTTCACAAGATTCGCACTCAACTGGCTCTGGGACCGCACGTTATCGCTGCCGAGTCTCGCGGCATTGTGAGGGAACAGGAGATAGTCGTTTTGGAAGGCGGTCCCAACAAGTTCAAGGTTGAGGCTAAGTAA
- a CDS encoding ATP-binding cassette domain-containing protein → MISVCNVSMRYGAKILFDDVSTTFTAGRRYGLTGPNGSGKSTFMKILTGELDAQKGNVVRPRKLGVLSQDQFAFDAYRVIDTVIMGNRRLWQAIEERDRIFAKPEITDEDGMRLGELEGIVAEEDGYTAESDAAILLDGLDIPEPLHDQKMSNLQGGQKVRVLLAQALYGHPQALLLDEPTNHLDLDSIHWLQDFLIRYEGAVIVISHDRHFLNSVCTHVADIDYETIISYTGGYDDMVMAKTQVRSQIEADNAQREKKIAQLNQFIARFSAGTRSSQVMSRKKEVERLQTTELAKSNIQRPYIKFTMNRPSGRHALEFKDLSKSYGDNTVISGFSASIGRGEKIALIGRNGAGKTTLIRSLLGSAPTISSEGLSIDSGEIKWGHEVQIGYFAQDHRQSIADGFTTLDWLRQFDAKASTEELRGLLGQMLFQRDEALKPVEALSGGEAARLLFCKLMLEKPNVLVLDEPTNHLDLESINALNIALQRYEGTVFLVTHDHDLIEEVATRIWHFDHGKIEDFKGTYDDYSANVMV, encoded by the coding sequence ATGATTTCTGTTTGCAACGTAAGCATGCGCTACGGCGCCAAAATACTGTTCGACGACGTCTCCACAACCTTTACAGCGGGCCGGCGATACGGCCTTACTGGGCCGAACGGCTCTGGTAAGTCCACGTTCATGAAGATTCTCACCGGAGAACTTGATGCGCAAAAAGGCAATGTAGTTCGTCCACGCAAGCTTGGCGTGCTAAGCCAGGATCAGTTCGCATTCGATGCCTATCGAGTGATCGACACGGTGATCATGGGCAATCGTCGACTGTGGCAGGCGATCGAGGAGCGCGATCGCATCTTCGCCAAGCCGGAAATCACGGATGAAGACGGCATGCGCCTGGGCGAACTCGAAGGCATCGTGGCCGAAGAAGATGGCTACACCGCCGAGAGCGATGCAGCGATCCTGCTCGATGGCCTCGATATTCCTGAGCCGCTGCACGATCAGAAGATGAGCAATCTTCAGGGTGGACAGAAAGTCCGGGTTCTCTTGGCCCAGGCTCTCTATGGACATCCTCAAGCTTTATTGCTCGACGAGCCCACCAACCACCTCGATCTCGACTCGATCCACTGGCTGCAGGACTTCCTGATTCGGTACGAGGGCGCTGTAATCGTCATCTCACACGATCGCCACTTCCTCAACAGCGTGTGCACGCATGTCGCCGACATCGATTACGAAACCATCATCAGCTATACCGGCGGCTACGACGACATGGTGATGGCCAAGACTCAGGTTCGCTCGCAGATCGAGGCTGACAACGCTCAACGTGAAAAGAAGATTGCCCAATTGAATCAATTCATCGCCCGCTTCTCTGCCGGCACGCGATCGAGCCAGGTAATGTCGCGCAAGAAAGAAGTTGAGCGTCTGCAGACAACCGAGCTTGCCAAGTCCAACATTCAGCGTCCCTACATAAAGTTCACAATGAATCGGCCTTCCGGGCGACACGCCCTCGAGTTTAAGGATCTGTCGAAGAGCTACGGCGATAACACAGTAATCAGTGGATTTAGTGCCTCGATCGGACGCGGAGAAAAGATCGCACTGATCGGACGCAACGGCGCGGGCAAAACCACCTTGATTCGTTCGCTTCTCGGGAGCGCACCGACTATCAGCTCCGAAGGCCTGAGCATCGACTCCGGCGAAATCAAGTGGGGCCACGAGGTGCAGATCGGCTACTTCGCTCAGGATCACCGCCAGTCAATCGCAGATGGATTCACCACGCTGGACTGGCTCCGTCAGTTCGATGCCAAGGCGTCAACCGAAGAGCTGCGTGGACTCCTCGGTCAAATGCTCTTTCAGCGAGACGAGGCTCTGAAGCCGGTGGAGGCCCTTTCCGGCGGAGAGGCGGCGCGACTTCTCTTCTGCAAGCTCATGCTGGAAAAGCCCAATGTGCTGGTGCTCGACGAACCCACGAACCACCTCGACCTGGAATCGATCAACGCGCTGAATATCGCCCTTCAGCGATATGAAGGAACTGTCTTCCTGGTCACTCACGATCACGACTTGATCGAGGAAGTGGCAACCCGCATTTGGCATTTCGATCACGGAAAAATTGAGGATTTCAAAGGAACGTACGACGACTACAGCGCGAATGTAATGGTCTGA
- a CDS encoding DUF4201 domain-containing protein, with product MSARALPELESAVSSDEFHALEEKVYKTIELLKSAREARAIAERDVIRLREQLEEREEEVETIREQMVGLRREREDVRSRVEKMLKQLDAMGAEAS from the coding sequence ATGTCTGCAAGGGCGCTCCCCGAGCTTGAGTCTGCGGTGTCCTCCGACGAATTTCACGCACTTGAAGAAAAGGTTTATAAGACCATTGAGTTGTTGAAGTCTGCGCGCGAGGCGCGGGCGATTGCCGAGCGCGATGTGATCCGTTTGCGCGAACAGCTCGAAGAGCGTGAGGAAGAAGTCGAAACGATTCGTGAACAGATGGTGGGTCTGCGGCGCGAGCGCGAAGACGTTCGCAGCCGTGTCGAGAAGATGCTCAAGCAGCTCGACGCTATGGGTGCGGAGGCATCTTAA
- a CDS encoding response regulator transcription factor, with amino-acid sequence MKPSSNGKARIFLADDHRAILDRVCALLNGRFELVGQAQNGKAALEGIESTRPDVLVIDIGMPVLDGIRVMQRLQEQRSPTKVVFLTVQEDPDYVTAVFHYGARAYVTKPRISSDLVAAIEEVLAGRTFISPSLSLSGNGFGSKAKA; translated from the coding sequence GTGAAGCCAAGCTCGAATGGAAAAGCAAGAATCTTCCTGGCCGATGATCATCGGGCAATTTTGGATCGGGTTTGCGCACTCCTGAACGGAAGGTTTGAGCTGGTGGGCCAGGCTCAAAATGGGAAGGCCGCACTCGAGGGAATAGAATCGACGCGTCCGGATGTACTCGTCATCGATATCGGAATGCCTGTGCTCGATGGCATTCGCGTGATGCAGCGCCTCCAGGAGCAGCGTTCGCCGACTAAGGTCGTCTTCTTAACCGTTCAGGAAGATCCCGATTACGTCACGGCGGTGTTCCATTACGGTGCCCGCGCTTACGTGACCAAGCCTCGGATTAGCTCCGATCTGGTAGCGGCAATCGAAGAAGTGCTTGCGGGCCGCACTTTCATTTCTCCTTCGTTGTCACTGTCGGGCAACGGCTTTGGCTCCAAGGCCAAAGCCTAA
- a CDS encoding outer membrane beta-barrel protein, which translates to MTKAIRVLQVLTLLSVASSLQAQGGFELTPTVGYRFGGSIDLTNPALNPVFKSLHFESNPSYGVALNHSVHDNVRVEFQWSRQDTHIDGRSRANNSNTRLFGAYLDQYHFNFMFHAAEMGNHPQLFFVGGLGFSTFEPRAHLDTKTQFSFEVGGGVKYFFFPHLGLRLEAKWTPTYVKSSEELFCNGFNECYAVSNHEYAQQGEVSSGIIIRF; encoded by the coding sequence ATGACCAAAGCCATCAGGGTGCTGCAGGTGTTGACGTTGCTCAGCGTTGCCTCATCGCTGCAGGCGCAAGGAGGATTTGAGCTGACTCCGACGGTGGGCTACCGCTTCGGCGGAAGCATTGACTTGACAAATCCTGCTCTCAACCCAGTTTTCAAATCACTCCATTTTGAAAGCAATCCCAGTTACGGAGTAGCACTAAACCATTCGGTGCACGACAACGTCCGTGTGGAGTTTCAATGGAGCCGCCAGGACACTCATATTGATGGGCGGTCGCGCGCGAACAACAGCAATACTCGGCTTTTTGGCGCCTATCTGGATCAATACCATTTCAATTTCATGTTTCACGCTGCAGAAATGGGAAACCATCCTCAACTGTTCTTTGTTGGCGGGCTTGGCTTTAGCACCTTTGAGCCGAGAGCTCACCTCGACACCAAGACACAGTTCTCTTTTGAAGTAGGCGGTGGGGTCAAGTACTTCTTCTTTCCTCACCTGGGACTACGGCTCGAGGCGAAGTGGACACCGACTTATGTGAAATCAAGCGAAGAATTGTTCTGTAATGGATTCAATGAGTGCTACGCCGTGTCTAACCACGAGTATGCGCAACAGGGAGAAGTCAGCTCCGGCATCATCATTCGCTTCTGA
- a CDS encoding cell division protein ZapA produces the protein MAHAQTTQKTADSIRVEIYDQGYTLRGTDPDYIVKLAEYVDLKMRAVAEKTSTVDSLRVAVLAALNIADEYHLLKKKYDSIANTYVERANSLSGMLDEIIEDRKVG, from the coding sequence ATGGCTCACGCGCAAACTACGCAAAAGACAGCTGACAGCATCCGCGTTGAGATTTACGACCAGGGTTATACCCTGCGGGGAACAGACCCTGACTACATAGTTAAGCTGGCCGAATATGTAGACCTCAAGATGCGGGCTGTCGCCGAGAAAACTTCGACGGTTGACTCACTTCGGGTCGCCGTACTCGCAGCGCTCAACATCGCCGACGAATATCACTTGCTCAAGAAGAAGTACGACAGCATCGCCAATACCTACGTGGAACGGGCCAACTCGCTCTCCGGCATGCTGGATGAGATCATTGAGGACCGGAAAGTCGGGTGA
- the nrdR gene encoding transcriptional regulator NrdR, which yields MKCPFCGFINDKVVDSRETKEGESIRRRRECMKCEKRFTTYERIDEIPYMVVKKDGRREKFDRQKLLTGLLKACEKRPISMGKLEQIVNEAETYVIDSPDRERTTSEVGELIMDRLKQQDTVAYIRFASVYRDFKDVREFGAELEQLMSKEAKAAKSKSSPKHQ from the coding sequence ATGAAGTGTCCCTTCTGCGGTTTTATCAATGACAAAGTAGTGGATTCTCGCGAGACCAAAGAGGGCGAGTCTATCCGCCGTCGGCGCGAGTGTATGAAGTGCGAAAAGCGCTTTACTACCTACGAGCGCATTGATGAAATCCCCTATATGGTCGTAAAGAAGGATGGTCGGCGAGAGAAATTTGACCGTCAGAAGCTGCTCACCGGACTGCTCAAGGCTTGCGAGAAGCGCCCAATTTCGATGGGGAAACTCGAGCAGATCGTTAACGAGGCGGAGACATACGTCATCGACTCCCCGGACCGTGAGCGCACAACTTCGGAAGTCGGGGAGCTGATCATGGATCGCTTGAAGCAGCAAGACACGGTCGCTTACATTCGCTTCGCATCTGTTTATCGCGACTTCAAGGACGTTCGCGAATTTGGAGCCGAGCTGGAGCAGTTGATGAGCAAGGAAGCGAAAGCGGCAAAATCCAAGTCCAGTCCTAAACACCAATAG